The genomic region CTTTGATTCGTTTACAGAGTAAATTACCTGAGATGTTATCCAAATGTTGtagattttaatttcataacaCTGATAGTGAAAGCTAACAAATTCAAAGTAGATATCAAATCTGAAAAAAGGAACAAGTGGAAGATTCTACAAAGGGAGTAGTACAATTCTCATTTGTGATGGAAAAAGACAGAAATTCTCATAAAAGATTAGAAAAAACTACGATGGGAAATTCTAAGAATATGATTAGTTAGGTTCCCCATCCATGAGATTTCTTCTTCGATCCTCATTATTCTCTTCTTTGGAGGAGTTGAACTAGATAAATGAGTCCTGGAGAAAAGATGTGATAAGAAGGCATTAGCCAGGGATTAAGAAGCATTTACATATGAAGCGTAGCGGTGAGAGGCATTATAGGAAAGACCCTGACAATAATATTTCTGCAGGAATCTGTAAACATCATGGAAGGTAGCAGTGGCAGCTCCTACAACCCTCCAGGTAGCAAATTCTTACAACTTCTTATCAGTTTTTTTTCCTCTACGGGCAGATTTGACAAATATAACCAACATTCCCTTAAGAGAAAAGTTATCTTGCCTTAGATAGTTGAGGCATTTACAAACTAGTCACTTAGAAAGAAATTCTGATAACTGAAAAATGAGCTCTCATGCTTTTCTCCAAATGTTGTCACGCAGCTcaattactttttcttttgaactaTTTGAAGTTCGCTGTTACTTGGTTCTCTAAACCTTTTAGCATAATGCTGTCCACCCTGCATTTTCACTTTTGTATAGCAATATCATCTACCTCCCGGTAAACAAGGAATCTTTTGGAAGACAGTCTTACCCTTGAAGCAACTCTGAAACATATCAGAATCATAGTAAAGTCAACCTTTGGGCTTAGAAGAGAACCAAGGTTAATGATACTTTCATAATGATCATTTAagcttttcaagaaatttttttttaatgtaatcCGTACATACCAAGTTGGGGTTAGATCCCTTCTGTTTCcccatatcatgcattttattctttttgacATCGAAGTAACATCTGATTCACAATCTAGAATGGAATCAAATAACGTTATACCAacttcaattattaattaattacattatCCGAAACAACCTGTATAAAAGTAAGTTGTAGAGTAGCTACTAAGAATAGCTTATGGTAAAGCTGttgtttttgggttttgtttaTCTGAATTCTGAAACACTAAACTCTCTTAAAAAGCTTTAGCCAAACCAGTATCGGAGTTGGAAACACTGCAGAAACAGCATGaggagaaaacattaaagatCCAAGAGCTCAAGAGACAAATTGAAACTGTGAAGCTTCAgctggagaagaagaagaagaaggataTCCCAGATGCGAGAAAAGAAGCTTTCCATAACCTGAGCGAGAAATATAACAGCCTGAGAGAGGAATACAATGCATTGTTGGCTGAAAGATCAAGGGAGTAGAATTAAGCAAATGGCTTCAGTTTCATCTTGGAGGTCTGGAATATGCTACCGTACCGAGTTGACATCTTATGCATTAGAAACTGTTAATATGCTTTCTCGTACGTGAACATTTCATGTTTTGTTTAGTCTATTGTTCtgtttaatttcattgctCTATAAGATATCTAAATCAATAATGTTTCAGTCATCTTTCATTATCAACAAGATTAAAAGAATAGATATATAAACTTTGAATTACATGCATTGGATCAACAAGAACTAATGAACttattaattaagtattttttaagcatgttagaaaataaaattgtcTCATGATTCCAAAAGCAAGGGTCACGATCCCAAAACCAAGAGTAACAACAAGGGAGATTATCATATAGAATCACGCTTGGTCTTGATCTGAATTCAACCGGTTTGGTCTCAGCGTAATAATGTCATCACAATTGCAGCCGACTTTTGCATTGTTAGCGGATTCTTTTGGTCTATCCAAAGTCACATAGACTCACATGCTGCGCAACATCTTCTTTGTTTTCGAGCGGCAACTAGCAATGTTGAAACTTCTTGTGCTGGAGCTCATGAGATTGAAAGAAGACACAATTTGAAGGCCGTGGTTTGAAAATCACTCTCAAACAAATCAAGATAATGTCTTACGCATATTTGACTTCGAAGTGACCTTTATCTACTGCTTTCTTCAAGTAGCGTAACCCTGACTTTGGTTTCCCCTTGTTAAAACAATGATCATCTCTTTTCTATGTAATGCTTCAACACTCTTGACATCTTTGtatattttaagaaatattttctcacttttaCAGGGACAAAGTTGATATTCGCCATCGAAACATTAATTCTCAAAGATTTGATAATCATTTGATGCTCAAAGAAAAGCCTTGCAACTTATTTGAACATTGACGAAATCAGTAACCGAACTGGTGACCACATGCCTAAGAATCTCTGCCAACATCTCTCTTGGAAGAGACTTGATATTGCTAGATTTTTTCGTCCTAACCTACAATGCATTAACGTGGAAAGAAGTTAAGAAGAAAGCTAGCTA from Theobroma cacao cultivar B97-61/B2 chromosome 9, Criollo_cocoa_genome_V2, whole genome shotgun sequence harbors:
- the LOC18589896 gene encoding uncharacterized protein LOC18589896 encodes the protein MESTKVTVLVMCPILGPQFDTLATCVSVIILPIHFEESVNIMEGSSGSSYNPPALAKPVSELETLQKQHEEKTLKIQELKRQIETVKLQLEKKKKKDIPDARKEAFHNLSEKYNSLREEYNALLAERSRE